The Cetobacterium somerae ATCC BAA-474 DNA window ATAACTTTGTATTTATTTTATATAATTTTATTAAAAGAGAAAATTTGCTATTATTATTGTATACAAAATTTGAATTTTTTAGATATAATGGAGGTAGAATTGGATCACAAAGAGAGAGAAAAAAAATTAAAAGAAAAATTAAAAAATTATACAATGGATGAATTACTTGATCTAGTTATACTAGGATTAAAGCAGGATATGATAGATAAAAAAAATGATGAGCAAGAAAAAGCTTGCTAAGATTAAAATAATATACAAAAAGCTTAGATTTATATCTAAGCTTTTTATTTTATAAGTGTTATGTATTATTGACAAATAATATACAATTAATGTATTATTTAGATAATTATATTTTAGGGAGGATTATATGAAATTTGTTTTTAATCATTTTAATATTAATGTTTTAAATCTTGAAAAAAGTATAGAATTTTATGAAAAAGCTTTAGGATTAAAGGAGGTAAGAAGAAAAGAAGCGGCAGATGGTAGTTATGTTTTAGTTTATATGGGAGATGGAGAAACAGGATTTACTATCGAGCTTACATGGTTAAGAGATAGAGAAGAAGCTTATGATTTAGGAGATGAGGAGTTTCATCTAGCTTTCGTAACAGATAACTATGAAGAAGCATATAAAAAGCATAGTGAAATGGGATGTATTTGCTATGAAAACACAGCCATGGGAATTTACTTTATCAATGATCCAGATGGATATTGGCTAGAAGTTATTCCACCAAGAAAATAAAGAAATAATAAGGAGAAGAAATTTTTTCTCCTTTTTTATTATATTAGATTTTTAAAAATTATTAAGATAAAAATTAGAGGAGATATTAATTATGAAAAATTTGAAAATATACTATATTTATCATAGTTGCTTTGTAGTTGAAACAAAAAATTATCTTATAGTTTTTGATTATTTTAAAAAACCTTTAAAAAATAGAGATGATGATATATCGTTAGATGAAAAAATTTTAAATACTAAAAAGAAAGTATTAATTTTTTCATCTCATAGTCATTACGATCATTTTAATAAAGAAATTTTTTCTTGGAAAAATAAATTTAGAATAATTGAATATATTTTAAGTAGTGATATTATTTTTAATAATGAATTACAAAGTTGTCATAAAATTTGTGAGAATGAAGCTCTTGACATAAATGGAGTAAAAATAAAAGCATATGGATCCACGGATTTAGGAGTTTCTTTTTTAGTTGAAGTAGATACATTGAAGATATTTCATGCAGGGGATTTAAATTGGTGGTATTGGAAAGATGATACACCAGATGAGGAAAAATATATGAAAGAATATTATCAAAAAATTATTGAACAAATTAGAAAGAATAATAATATTGATATAGCATTTTTTCCAGTAGACCCTAGATTAGAGGAGTTTTATTATTTGGGAGGCGAATATTTTGCTGAGAATGTAAAACCAAAACTAATGATACCAATGCATTTTGATGAAAATTTTTATATATGTAAAGAATTTAAAGAAAAAATTGAGAGATTTAATGTAGAAGTAGCTCTAATAGAAAGAACTAACTATTTACTAAGAGTTAAAACCAATATTTAGATATCAGTTTAAGAAAATCATAACCTTGACTTTTAAAAAAAAATAAAGTAGATAAATACTAATTAAAATTTTATAAAAATACAAGGAGGGGCTTATGAATTTTTCAATTGATGATTTTGGTTTTTTAATTAGTTTTAATATGATTGGGACACTGGCAATTGGTTTAATTTCGCTATATATAGGATTATATATAAAAAATTATTCTAAATTTTTTAATAAATTTGGAATTCCAGCACCGGTTATTGGAGGAATATTATTTGCAGTAATACATCTAATTATAAGGCAATTAGGAATTGGAACAATAAAATATGATACAACTTTGCAAGATCCCTTTATGGTAGTATTTTTTACAACGATTGGAATAGGTTCATCAATTGCAGCATTAAAAAAAGGTGGAAAACTATTAGTTATATTTTGGTTATTAAGTGGTATAATGACTTTTATGCAGACTGTTATAGGTGTTGGAGTAGCCAAAATAACGAATATTCATCCTTTATATGGAGTTTTAGCTGGGTCTGTTTCTATGAGTGGGGGCCACGGATCTGCTGGAGCTTTTGGAAAAACGGTTGAACAATTAGGTGTTATGGGAGCAAGTACAATGGCTCTTTCGTCAGCAACATTTGGTTTATTAGCTGGAGGATTACTAGGAGCACCACTAGCATTATACCTGATAAGAAAAAATAATTTAAAAGCAGTAAACATAGTTGGAAAGGATGATGTTAATTTTGAAGAGAAATTTTCATATCAAAATATAACAGCGGATGAATTATTAAAGCATATAGCTGTACTTTCAATAATAATGATGATAGGAACTAGTTTTTCATCTATGTTAAAATCATATTTTGATTTAGCTCTTCCATCTTATGTTGGAGCAATGTTTGTTGCAATAATTTTTAATAATTTAAATGTAAAATATAATTTTATTAGCTTAAATAGGAATTTAATTGATATTTTAGGAATAACTTCTTTAAATATCTTTCTATCAATGGCTTTAATTTCTTTAAGATTGTGGGAACTAGCTTCTCTAGCTGTACCGATGTTTTTAATTTTATTTGCTCAAGTTTTATTTATGGCATTTTTTACGAGTCAAATTGTATTTAAGGCAATGGGAAAAGATTATGATGCAGCGGTAATGGTTTCAGGAATGTGTGGTTCAGGACTAGGAGCTACAACAAATGCAATGTTAAATATGGGTGAGATATCCGAAAGGCACGGATATACAGTTAACCCTTATTTAATAGTAACGTTAACAGGAGCATTTTTAATAGATATATTTCAAATGCCTGTAATTATCGGTGCAATAAATATGTTTAAATAAATTGAGATATCGAAGTGTATTAAAAACAAAAAAAATTACATCAGTTGGCAAAATACAATACTATAAAAACTTTAATGGGTATAAATTGTAAATAAAGAACGTAATAAGAACACAGTTCTTAAAATTGTATTCGAAATAAAAACATGGTTGACATAGATTTACGGATATGGTATTATCAATTGAAACCGATGATTAAGTAAATTTAATACCCCCCAAAAATTTATTTAAATCTTTTTATTTTAACACTCCCCCGTGTTATAAAAACCTTCCTTTTCCCCAAAAGGAAGGTTTTTTATTTTCATCTTTTAAGTATAAAAGGAAAAACTATAATAATAAGAATATAAAGTTATAATGAAATATAAATTAGGAGGTTTTTATGAAAACTTTAGGAGTATTTTTAATTTTAGGAGCATTAATTTTTGGATTAAGTTCATGTTCTTCATTAGATATGGAAACAGCAGGAGCATCAAAAACATCAAGTCAAAAATATTAGTAAGATATAAGAATAAGAATAGAGAAAAAGTTGAAGGAATATTTACTTCAACTTTTTTTGTTATTATTTTTTTATAAAAAAATAAAATAAAAATTGATTTTCAATTTTAAAAATAGTATTATCTTATAAAATAGGTTTGGGGAGGTAATGATGAAAAAGTTATTTATTGTTTTTTTTACATTGGGATTGGTTATTTTTGGAGGATGTGGAGAAAAAAAGAGCAAAGAAAAAGAAAAATTAGTATTTGCTCAGTTAAGTGACCCTAAAACTTTAGATCCACAAAATTCAACTGATAATTATTCTCAGGTGGCTATTACACAAATATACGATAGACTATTTGAAATAGACGAAAAAAATGGAACTCCAGTTCCAAGTTTAGTTGAAAGTTATAAAAAAATTAATGATAATATTTTAGAAATAGTATTAAAAAAGGGTGTAAAATTTACAAATGGAGATAGCTTAACTGCTGAAGATGTTAAGTTTACATTGGAAAGAGCTAAGGAAAATCCTAAGGTTGCCCATCTTTATAAGATGATTAAGGATGTAAAAGTTTTAAATAATAATACATTAGAAATTATTACAGAAGAACCATTTGCACCTCTTTTAAATCATTTGAGTCATAAATCTTCATCAATTATTAATAAAAAAGAGGTTTTAAAAAATTCAGAAAATTATTTTAATAATCCTGTAGCAACAGGACCATATAAAGTACAAAATTGGGCATTAGGAGATAGTATAACTTTAATTTCAAATGAAAACTATTATAAAGGAAGTCCTAAAATAAAAACTGTTATAATAAAAGCAGTTCCTGAAGAAAATAGTAGAGTTATTGGTTTAGAAACAGGTGAAATTGATATGTCATTAGATATTCCTGCAATTTCGTGGGAAGAGCTAGAAAAAAGTGGAAAAGCTAAAGTTTATTCAGCTCCTTCTACAACAACAGGATATGTAGGATTAAATACAAAATCACCAACTTTATCAAATAAACTTTTGAGACAAATTATAGCAATGGCTATTGACAAAGAGAGTATTGTTGATACTATATATTTAGGGAAAACAAAAGTTGCTAATCAATTTTTAGCACCACCAGTTTTTGGATATAATAAAGATGCTTTACCTCAAGAATACAATGTTGAAAAAGCACAACAACTTTTAGAAGAAAATGGATTAGTTGGAACTAAATTAAAAATATCTGTAAGTAGTCCAGAAAGAGTTCAAGTGGCAACAATAATACAAGATCAATTAAAAAAAATAGGTATAGATTTAGAAATTGAACTACTAGAATGGGGAGCTTTTTTATCTCAAACGGGATCTGGGAACACAGATATGTTTATTATGGGATGGGGACCATCAACATACGATGGTGACTATGGGTATTATCCAAATATTCACACTAGTCAGATGGGAAGTAATGGTAATAGGGCATTTTATTCAAATCCAAAGATAGATAGTCTTTTAGAATTAGCTAGAAAAGAGAATGACATAGAAAAGCGAAAGGAATATTATAAAGAGATTCAAGAGATTTTAAATGAAGATGTTCCTTTAATTCCTTTATACCATGGAAATGTTGTTTATGGAGTTAATACTAATCTAAAAAATGTTGAAGCAACAGGATATCCGGAGTTTTATAAATATGAATTTTAGTTTTGGGGAGGAAGTAATGGATACAATTAAATTATTAGAAAAATTGTCAAATTTACATGGAGCACCAGGTCATGAACAAGAAGTTTTAGAATTTATAAAAGATAATATGAAAGGTTATATTTGTGAGAGAGATTCTATAAATAATCTTTATATAAAAACGAATATAGAACAAGATAAACCTATTGTAGCACTAGATTGTCATAGTGATGAAGTTGGTTTTATAGTAGAAGGAATTAAAGCCAATGGAACTATAACATTTTTACCTTTAGGAGGATGGCATATAACAAATATTCCAGCCCATTCAGTTGTTATAAGAAATTTCAAAGGAGACTATATAAAGGGAGTTGTATCATCTAAACCACCTCACTTTATGACACCAGAAGAAAAGCAAAGATTGCCGAAGATAGAAGAATTAGTTATAGATATTGGAACTAGTTCATATGAGGAAACTGTAGAGTTGTATGGAATAGAAGTTGGAAATCCAATAACACCAGACGTAATGTTTTCATATGATGAAAAAATAGAAGTTGTTAGAGGAAAAGCTTTTGATAATAGACTTGGATGTGCTATTGTAATGGAAGTTATGAAGGGAATAAAATCTAAAGAATTAAAAGTAGAAGCGGTAGGAGTGATAAGTGCTCAAGAGGAAGTTGGGTTAAGAGGAGCTCAAGTAGCGGCAAATACAATAAAGCCTGATTTTGCAATTATTTTTGAAGGGTCACCTGCAGATGATACATTTAAAGATGCTTTTTCATCAAAAGGAGCTATAGGAAAAGGGGTGCAGCTTAGAGTTTTGGATGCAGGAATGGTTTCAAATCCAAGAGTTCAGGAGTTTGTAAAAAATATTGCAATTAAAAACAATATTCCATTCCAAGTTATAGCAAGAAGTGGAGGAAGCACAAATGGTGGTAAATACCATATTGCTGAAAAAAGTATTCCGACAGTTGTTATTGGAATTCCAACAAGATATATCCATACTCATTATACATATGCATCAGTAAAAGATTTTAAAAATGCAATCTGTTTAGGGGAGAAAATATTAGAAGAGTTGTCAAAAGATACAATAAAAAGTTTTTAGATTTATAAGAAAAAATGTCAAGAGATTACCTTGACATTTTTTTTATTAAAGTAAAATCGAACAGACTAGTCAATAATTTTAAGGCCAAGTTCTCTAGCAATTATAGTTGCAGCAACTTCAGCAACTTCTCCTGTGAAAGAAACACATTGATTTTTATGTTCTTTTGCTCCCATATCCATTCCATGAGTTAAAACTTTACAACATAAAACTTTGTGATTTTTTCTAAACTCTTCTTGTAATTCGTAAGCTAGTTCAAGATTTTTATTAACTTTAGTATCTCCACCTTTAGTTCTCCCAAAGAAATAACTAATTGCCATAACTCCACCACTAACAGCACCACAAACACATTTAGATTTACCAATACCAACTGGAAATCCAGAGGCAACAGCAATTAATGCTTCTGGCATTTCAGGAGCAATATTATTTCTAATAGAGTTAACTATTGCTTCTGAGCAGAAAAAATCACCTACTCTATAAGCCTCTTCTGCATCAAACTTTATTTTTTTAATACTTATTTCATTGTTCATTGTTTTCACTCCTTATTTTACAAATTTATTTGTATATTTTAACATTAATATAAAAAAGTAGCAAAACAATATTAGAAAACTATTCTACAATTTTCTTATATCCACTTTTTATAAAAAATATAGATGATACCACAAGCATGATAAGCTCATTAACAGGAGCAGATAACCAAATTCCTTTTGTATTGAAAATTCCTGGTAAAAGAAATAATAAAATATTAATAAAAATAAGACCTCTTAAAACACTTAAAATACTTGATATAAAAGCATCTTCTACAGCTGTAAAATATGAACTAATAATAATATTAATTCCCATTAAGATATATGTAAAACTATAATATATAACAGCTTCTTTAGTTAAAATAAATAGTTCTTTATTTTCTTTTATAAAAATAGAAACTAATTCATTAGCAAACATATTTATGATGAAAAAGAAAAATATTCCTAAAGAAAAAACTGTAACAGTTCCTATTTTTAATATTTTTAAAACTCTTTTATTAGATTGAGCACCATAGTTAAAGCTTATAATGGGCTGTAGTCCTTGAGAAAATCCAATCATTGTCATAGTAACAAGAGTAGATATATAGCTGATAACACTAAAAGCAGAGATTCCGTCATTTCCAATTATAGCCATTATATTTATATTAAAAGCCATTATAACTACGCCAGTAGCCATCTCAGTTAAAAATTCAGAAGAACCATTATATAAAATAGTTCCTACTGTTTTTAGATTAAATTTAGTAAAAGTGTATCTTAATTTTTTAGCTTTAAATAAGAGATAATATCCTAACATTAAAGCTGTTGTCATTTGAGCAGCTCCAGTAGCAATAGCAGCACCCTTAATTCCCATATCCAGTATAACTATTAAAAAATAATCTAAAACAATATTCATAATAGCTCCACCCAATATACAAAGTAAAGAGTAATTAGGGCTTCCTTCTATTCTTACAAAACTTTCAAAACCGTAGGAAAGCATATAAAAAAGAGTAAAGAAAGATAAATAAAATAGATAGGTTGTAGCTTCTTCTAAAATAATATCGTTAGCTCCTAAAATTCTAACAACTTTTTCAGGAAAAATTATTCCAATCAAACTCAAGATTGAACTAAAAACCATAAAAAGCTGTAAAGAAGTACTATAAGATTTTAGAGCTTTTTTATCTTCTCCAGATCCAAGTTGAATAGCAATCATAGTAGAACTCCCAACCGCAACCATTATACCAATAGCAAAAGAAAAATTAACATAAGGCATAACGATATTTACAGCTGCTAAGCTTTTAGCTCCTAAGAATTTACCAATGAATATTCCATCCACTATTGTGTATAAAGAGAAGATCCACATGGTCAGAATAGAAGGAACTCCATATTTAAAAATAAGTTTAAAAAGATTTTCATTTAATAATTTTTTTTGCATAGTAATCGCCTCCAACCATATTATAAACTCTAGAATAGTTCTAGAGTCAACTCTTTAATAAAATAAAGAAGTAGTGTATAATATTTATGAGGTGAGTTTATGAAAAAATATTATTCTATAGGAGAAATAAGTAAAATATATAATATAAGTGTTGATACATTAAGACACTATGAAAAAATAAAACTTTTAGAACCAGCTTTTAGAAAAAGC harbors:
- a CDS encoding M42 family metallopeptidase, whose product is MDTIKLLEKLSNLHGAPGHEQEVLEFIKDNMKGYICERDSINNLYIKTNIEQDKPIVALDCHSDEVGFIVEGIKANGTITFLPLGGWHITNIPAHSVVIRNFKGDYIKGVVSSKPPHFMTPEEKQRLPKIEELVIDIGTSSYEETVELYGIEVGNPITPDVMFSYDEKIEVVRGKAFDNRLGCAIVMEVMKGIKSKELKVEAVGVISAQEEVGLRGAQVAANTIKPDFAIIFEGSPADDTFKDAFSSKGAIGKGVQLRVLDAGMVSNPRVQEFVKNIAIKNNIPFQVIARSGGSTNGGKYHIAEKSIPTVVIGIPTRYIHTHYTYASVKDFKNAICLGEKILEELSKDTIKSF
- a CDS encoding MATE family efflux transporter — translated: MQKKLLNENLFKLIFKYGVPSILTMWIFSLYTIVDGIFIGKFLGAKSLAAVNIVMPYVNFSFAIGIMVAVGSSTMIAIQLGSGEDKKALKSYSTSLQLFMVFSSILSLIGIIFPEKVVRILGANDIILEEATTYLFYLSFFTLFYMLSYGFESFVRIEGSPNYSLLCILGGAIMNIVLDYFLIVILDMGIKGAAIATGAAQMTTALMLGYYLLFKAKKLRYTFTKFNLKTVGTILYNGSSEFLTEMATGVVIMAFNINIMAIIGNDGISAFSVISYISTLVTMTMIGFSQGLQPIISFNYGAQSNKRVLKILKIGTVTVFSLGIFFFFIINMFANELVSIFIKENKELFILTKEAVIYYSFTYILMGINIIISSYFTAVEDAFISSILSVLRGLIFINILLFLLPGIFNTKGIWLSAPVNELIMLVVSSIFFIKSGYKKIVE
- a CDS encoding ABC transporter substrate-binding protein — protein: MKKLFIVFFTLGLVIFGGCGEKKSKEKEKLVFAQLSDPKTLDPQNSTDNYSQVAITQIYDRLFEIDEKNGTPVPSLVESYKKINDNILEIVLKKGVKFTNGDSLTAEDVKFTLERAKENPKVAHLYKMIKDVKVLNNNTLEIITEEPFAPLLNHLSHKSSSIINKKEVLKNSENYFNNPVATGPYKVQNWALGDSITLISNENYYKGSPKIKTVIIKAVPEENSRVIGLETGEIDMSLDIPAISWEELEKSGKAKVYSAPSTTTGYVGLNTKSPTLSNKLLRQIIAMAIDKESIVDTIYLGKTKVANQFLAPPVFGYNKDALPQEYNVEKAQQLLEENGLVGTKLKISVSSPERVQVATIIQDQLKKIGIDLEIELLEWGAFLSQTGSGNTDMFIMGWGPSTYDGDYGYYPNIHTSQMGSNGNRAFYSNPKIDSLLELARKENDIEKRKEYYKEIQEILNEDVPLIPLYHGNVVYGVNTNLKNVEATGYPEFYKYEF
- a CDS encoding C-GCAxxG-C-C family (seleno)protein; its protein translation is MNNEISIKKIKFDAEEAYRVGDFFCSEAIVNSIRNNIAPEMPEALIAVASGFPVGIGKSKCVCGAVSGGVMAISYFFGRTKGGDTKVNKNLELAYELQEEFRKNHKVLCCKVLTHGMDMGAKEHKNQCVSFTGEVAEVAATIIARELGLKIID
- a CDS encoding MBL fold metallo-hydrolase: MKNLKIYYIYHSCFVVETKNYLIVFDYFKKPLKNRDDDISLDEKILNTKKKVLIFSSHSHYDHFNKEIFSWKNKFRIIEYILSSDIIFNNELQSCHKICENEALDINGVKIKAYGSTDLGVSFLVEVDTLKIFHAGDLNWWYWKDDTPDEEKYMKEYYQKIIEQIRKNNNIDIAFFPVDPRLEEFYYLGGEYFAENVKPKLMIPMHFDENFYICKEFKEKIERFNVEVALIERTNYLLRVKTNI
- the gltS gene encoding sodium/glutamate symporter; the encoded protein is MNFSIDDFGFLISFNMIGTLAIGLISLYIGLYIKNYSKFFNKFGIPAPVIGGILFAVIHLIIRQLGIGTIKYDTTLQDPFMVVFFTTIGIGSSIAALKKGGKLLVIFWLLSGIMTFMQTVIGVGVAKITNIHPLYGVLAGSVSMSGGHGSAGAFGKTVEQLGVMGASTMALSSATFGLLAGGLLGAPLALYLIRKNNLKAVNIVGKDDVNFEEKFSYQNITADELLKHIAVLSIIMMIGTSFSSMLKSYFDLALPSYVGAMFVAIIFNNLNVKYNFISLNRNLIDILGITSLNIFLSMALISLRLWELASLAVPMFLILFAQVLFMAFFTSQIVFKAMGKDYDAAVMVSGMCGSGLGATTNAMLNMGEISERHGYTVNPYLIVTLTGAFLIDIFQMPVIIGAINMFK
- a CDS encoding VOC family protein produces the protein MKFVFNHFNINVLNLEKSIEFYEKALGLKEVRRKEAADGSYVLVYMGDGETGFTIELTWLRDREEAYDLGDEEFHLAFVTDNYEEAYKKHSEMGCICYENTAMGIYFINDPDGYWLEVIPPRK